The window GGTACGTGGTCCACTCCTACAGCGGCTACGAGAACAAGGTCAAGGCCAACCTCACCACCCGCATCTCGTCGATGCACATGGAGGACTCGATCTTCGACATCGTCATCCCCATGGAGGATGTCGTCGAGATCAAGTCCGGACGCAAGGTGACCGTCCCCCGCAAGCAGTTCCCCGGCTACGTTCTCGTTCGGCTGTACCTGGACGACGAGTCGTGGAGCGTGGTCCGCAACACTCCGGGTGTCACCGGGTTCGTCGGGTCGGGGACCAAGCCGACACCCCTGTCGCGCCGCGAGGTGGAGCGCATCCTGGGCGTCCGCAAGGACGAGGAGAAGAAGACTCCGAGGTTCAAGCCCGACTGGGAGATCAGTGAGACGGTGCGGGTCATCGACGGCCCGTTCGCCGACTTCAACGGTGTCATCGAGGACATCAACGTCGACCAGTCGAAGGTCCGGGTCCTCGTCGACATCTTCGGTCGCGAGACCCCGGTGGAACTCAACTTCGAGCAGATCCAGAAGTTCTGAACAAGGAGACATTCCGATGGGACGCAAGAGAGTCGCCGCGCTGCTGAAACTGCAGATCCCTGCAGGTCAGGCGTCGCCGGCCCCGCCGGTCGGCCCGGCCCTGGGCCAGCATGGCGTCAACATCATGGACTTCGTCCGCGAGTACAACATGGCGACCGAGAGCCAGAGCGGCACGATCGTCCCGGTCGAGATCACCGTCTACGAGGACCGGTCGTTCACCTTCGTCACCAAGACACCGCCGGCGGCGGTCATGCTCCGCCAGGCGGCGCGGGTGGAGAAGGGATCGGCCGTTCCGCACACCGAGAAGGTCGGCAAGGTGACCCGCTCGCAGGTTCGAGACATAGCCGAGACGAAGATGGTGGACCTCAACGCCAACGACGTCGAGGCGGCGATGAAGATCATCGAAGGGACCGCCCGATCGATGGGACTCACGGTCGAGGGCTAGCGCTCTCGACAGCTTGCAGCCTGCAGCATGCAGGTGGCACCAAAGAACCGCTGCGAATTGCGAATTGCGGCCAATGTGGGAGACGCGAAGAGCGTCGTAGACCACGGAAGGAACGAACGACATGGGTAAGAAGCGCTCGGACGCCAGCAAGGGCTTCGACGACGTTGCGATGCATGAGCCGGCGGATGCGATTCGGCTGGTGAAGTCGATGGCCACGGCCAAGTTCGACGAGACCGTCGACGCGGTGTTCAACCTCAGCATCGACGCCCGTCAGGCCGAGCAGGCGGTGCGGGGGACGGTGTCCCTGCCGCACGGCACCGGCAAGGACGTGCGCGTAGTCGTGTTCGCCGAGGGTGAGGATGCGAGGGCTGCTCAGGCGGCAGGGGCCGACCTGGTCGGAGCCGCCGACCTCGCGGGTTCGATCGAGAGCGGTGCCCAGCCCATCGACTGGGACGTCACCATCTCGCATCCGTCGCTGATGGCGGAGGTCGGCAAGCTCGGCAAGGCGCTCGGCCCCCGCGGGCTGATGCCGAACCCGAAGGCGGGGACCGTTACCACCGACATCGGCAAGACCGTGGAGGAGTTCAAGTCGGGACGGGTCGAGTACCGTAACGACCGCTTTGGGAACGTTCAAGTGCCCATCGGGAAGGTCTCCTTCGACGAGGAGCGCTTGGTCGAGAACTTCGCAGCCGCGGTGGACGAGCTCAACCGGGTGAAGCCGGCTTCGAGCAAGGGTCGCTACATGAAGAAGGTGAGCCTCTCGTCGACGATGGGACCCGGCGTCAAGGTCGACCCGAACACCCTGGACTTGCTCAAGGACGAGCGGTAGTAGCCAGGCACCCCTGCCGTCCCGGGTAACGGGTAACGGGTAACGGGGAACTGGTAACCTCCCTAGCGACAACACACCCGACCCGAGACCGCAGGTCCCCGATGGGGGTAAAGCCGAGGCGGGTGCGCGAATAGGTTCGCCCCGGGATCATGTTTCGGCTTGCGACAAGCCGAAACATGATGAAGCCAGCGACCGATTCGCACACCCACCTAAGGCGCCGGCGCAGGTTGTGAACGAGTTTTCTCTTCGCTCCCGCGCTCTGCGTCGGGAGCGTTGTCGTTGAAGGAATGGAACGAACGCAAGGAGACCGGTCCATGGCACGACCCGAGAAAGTCGAGGCCGTCGCCGCGATCAAGGAGCGCATCGCAGGCGCTGAGGCTGTGTTCGTCGCCGAGTACGCAGGCCTGTCGGTCGGGGAGCAGCAGAAGCTGCGCCGCGGCCTGCGGGCAGCCGAAGGTGAGTTCAAGGTCGTCAAGATGACGCTCGCCCGGCGCGCCGTGTCCGAGTTGGGACACGACGGTCTGCTGGAGATGTTGGTGGGTCCCACCGGACTCGCCTTCGCTTCGGGTGACGCCGCCGCTGCCGCCAAGGCATTGCGCGACTTCTCGCGAGATCACCAGCGTCTCGTCATCAAGGGCGGGTT of the Acidimicrobiia bacterium genome contains:
- the nusG gene encoding transcription termination/antitermination protein NusG; its protein translation is MTAAADFDEAAEATAEATDGTAAEAVEAPATDPAEVDGADEQPATAVAKADPTDDGELVATDEIEPPAAADDADADADAEGAAAASATDGQPTDAADAEPVMPPSSPYDLPGSWYVVHSYSGYENKVKANLTTRISSMHMEDSIFDIVIPMEDVVEIKSGRKVTVPRKQFPGYVLVRLYLDDESWSVVRNTPGVTGFVGSGTKPTPLSRREVERILGVRKDEEKKTPRFKPDWEISETVRVIDGPFADFNGVIEDINVDQSKVRVLVDIFGRETPVELNFEQIQKF
- the rplK gene encoding 50S ribosomal protein L11 — translated: MGRKRVAALLKLQIPAGQASPAPPVGPALGQHGVNIMDFVREYNMATESQSGTIVPVEITVYEDRSFTFVTKTPPAAVMLRQAARVEKGSAVPHTEKVGKVTRSQVRDIAETKMVDLNANDVEAAMKIIEGTARSMGLTVEG
- the rplA gene encoding 50S ribosomal protein L1, which encodes MGKKRSDASKGFDDVAMHEPADAIRLVKSMATAKFDETVDAVFNLSIDARQAEQAVRGTVSLPHGTGKDVRVVVFAEGEDARAAQAAGADLVGAADLAGSIESGAQPIDWDVTISHPSLMAEVGKLGKALGPRGLMPNPKAGTVTTDIGKTVEEFKSGRVEYRNDRFGNVQVPIGKVSFDEERLVENFAAAVDELNRVKPASSKGRYMKKVSLSSTMGPGVKVDPNTLDLLKDER